A genomic segment from Glycine soja cultivar W05 chromosome 18, ASM419377v2, whole genome shotgun sequence encodes:
- the LOC114397035 gene encoding uncharacterized protein LOC114397035: MDPVKYIFEKPALTGRIAWWQVLLSEFDIVHVTQKAIKGSALVDYLAQQPINDYQPMHPEFPNEDIMTLFEEEVEDEYRTNGLLGFDYTNNMVEYKACALGIHVAVDFKVKLLKVYGDSALVIHQLRGEWETKDHKLIPYQAYIQKLIEFFDDISFHHIPR; encoded by the exons ATGGACccagtcaagtacatctttgaaaaacctgCTCTCACTGGACGGATCGCTTGGTGGCAGGTTCTGCTGTCAGAATTTGACATTGTTCATGTCactcaaaaggcgataaaggggagTGCCTTGGTAGATTACCTGGCTCAACAACCCATCAATGACTATCAGCCTATGCATCCAGAATTCCCGaatgaggacatcatgaccttgttcGAGGAGGAAGTAGAGGATGAATATAGGACAAATGGATT GTTGGGTTTTGACTACACGAACAACATGGTTGAGTATAAGGCGTGTGCCCTTGGGATCCATGTGGCAGTTGACTTCAAGGTCAAGTTGCTCAAGGTATATGGGGACTCAGCCTTGGTAATCCaccagttgagaggagaatgggagacCAAGGATCataagttgataccctaccaaGCCTACATCCAGAAATTGATAGAGTTCTTCGATGACATATCCTTTCATCACATTCCTAGATAA